A genome region from Bacilli bacterium includes the following:
- a CDS encoding D-glycerate dehydrogenase, giving the protein MKPKVFIARPIPQEAIDIVAERCDYRIWDKKEPIPRDLLLAQLADADGLVTFGGRVDREMLAHAPRLKVVSNISVGYNNFDLPEMKRRKVLGTHTPHVLDDTVADMVIALMLAAARRITELDAMVKAGQWQKGADFDLYGVDVHHATLGIIGMGRIGEAVAKRARFGFSMDVLYTNRRRRPDAEQAVGATFVSLPELLRRADFIVVLVPLTEETYHLIGEAQFAAMKDSAIFVNVSRGKTVDEEALYRALSSGAIRAAGLDVFEREPVAPDNPLLRLKNVVTVPHIGSATAKTRLEMAKAAARSVVAGVHGERPLYVVPELQELL; this is encoded by the coding sequence GTGAAACCGAAAGTTTTTATTGCCAGGCCGATACCGCAGGAAGCGATTGACATTGTCGCGGAGCGCTGCGATTATCGGATATGGGATAAAAAAGAGCCGATTCCCCGCGATCTTTTGCTTGCCCAATTGGCCGACGCCGACGGGCTTGTTACATTCGGCGGCAGAGTGGACAGGGAAATGCTTGCGCACGCGCCGCGGCTGAAAGTGGTCAGCAATATTTCCGTAGGGTATAACAATTTCGATTTGCCCGAGATGAAGCGGCGAAAGGTGCTTGGCACGCATACGCCGCATGTGTTGGACGATACGGTTGCGGATATGGTCATTGCGCTGATGCTTGCGGCTGCGCGCAGAATTACGGAGCTTGATGCGATGGTAAAAGCGGGGCAATGGCAAAAAGGCGCCGACTTTGACTTGTACGGCGTTGATGTGCACCATGCTACCCTGGGCATCATTGGGATGGGACGAATCGGCGAGGCTGTGGCCAAGCGGGCGCGGTTCGGTTTTTCCATGGACGTGCTGTATACGAATCGCCGCCGCCGTCCGGACGCGGAACAAGCGGTCGGGGCAACTTTTGTCAGCCTGCCCGAATTGCTGCGCCGCGCGGATTTCATCGTCGTGCTGGTTCCGTTAACGGAGGAGACGTATCATCTGATCGGCGAGGCGCAATTTGCCGCCATGAAGGATTCGGCCATTTTTGTCAACGTGTCCCGGGGAAAAACGGTGGACGAAGAAGCGCTTTACCGCGCGCTTTCTTCCGGCGCCATTCGCGCCGCCGGCCTTGATGTGTTTGAACGGGAACCGGTTGCCCCGGATAATCCGCTGCTCAGGCTGAAAAACGTCGTCACGGTGCCGCATATCGGCTCGGCGACGGCAAAGACCAGGCTGGAAATGGCAAAAGCCGCCGCGCGGAGTGTGGTTGCCGGCGTTCATGGCGAGCGTCCGTTATATGTCGTACCCGAATTGCAGGAGTTGTTATGA